One part of the Terrimicrobium sacchariphilum genome encodes these proteins:
- a CDS encoding O-antigen ligase family protein, which yields MPRWLLLVILVWAPWAYGSTRPWTVEVLRCLLLGLSGLFAMALVMERRRPRLPVWSGFLVVSLLVIGWWTTFNARAVFDPVGPAFHMISAWMPWLPGTMDQSRSVASMLLVTGMLGAFCVAVEMAGDPRWRDRLWLVVALVGFSLIAFGIFQRLSGARTIFWAVGEKTGNTFFATFRYHANAGAFINLVMPFVLARTLLIFRRESPQWQKAFWIVASSIVVASAFINVSRAAMTIALMLLLVLGGWWLFFERRTVISRPAAWGGAIVIILVAGLLAYAFGADRSVKRWLKPKDGNELSNNLRYQVYDIIWKKTLPFVGWGGSGPGTFEMVFPLSVKESGNDAVGRWYWVNAHQDYLQVLTEWGVIGGILWAGLLLGGLGVGIWRLTKRSGQWRSETRYFLLAGCLALLGVLLHALVDFPLQIASLQLFAAISCAVAWTVGNEDGNMPVRRRRRRSMPREREEPA from the coding sequence ATGCCCCGTTGGCTTCTCCTGGTCATTCTGGTATGGGCGCCATGGGCATATGGGAGTACCCGGCCCTGGACGGTTGAGGTCTTGCGATGCCTGTTGCTGGGATTGAGCGGTTTGTTCGCCATGGCGCTCGTCATGGAAAGGCGCCGCCCCAGGCTGCCCGTGTGGTCGGGGTTTCTCGTCGTCAGTTTGCTGGTAATCGGCTGGTGGACGACCTTCAATGCTCGGGCGGTATTTGATCCCGTTGGACCGGCATTCCATATGATCTCCGCCTGGATGCCTTGGTTGCCCGGCACGATGGATCAGTCTCGCAGTGTTGCCAGTATGCTGCTGGTGACCGGGATGCTGGGAGCCTTTTGTGTTGCTGTAGAGATGGCTGGAGATCCGAGATGGAGAGATCGGCTTTGGCTCGTGGTGGCTCTCGTGGGCTTCAGCCTGATAGCATTCGGGATCTTTCAAAGGCTCAGTGGAGCCAGGACGATTTTCTGGGCTGTCGGGGAAAAGACGGGCAACACCTTTTTTGCGACCTTTCGCTATCACGCCAATGCTGGAGCGTTCATCAATCTCGTGATGCCATTTGTCCTGGCGCGCACGCTTTTGATTTTTCGCCGAGAATCGCCACAGTGGCAGAAGGCCTTTTGGATCGTTGCGAGTTCCATAGTCGTGGCTTCTGCATTCATCAATGTCTCGCGAGCCGCGATGACTATTGCCCTCATGCTGCTGCTGGTTCTCGGGGGCTGGTGGCTGTTCTTCGAGAGGCGCACGGTGATCAGTCGCCCTGCGGCATGGGGTGGGGCGATCGTGATAATCCTGGTCGCGGGACTGCTGGCGTATGCTTTTGGAGCCGACCGTTCGGTTAAGCGGTGGCTGAAACCAAAGGACGGGAACGAATTGTCGAATAATCTGCGTTACCAGGTCTATGACATCATCTGGAAGAAGACCCTGCCTTTTGTCGGTTGGGGCGGCAGCGGGCCGGGGACATTCGAGATGGTGTTTCCTCTCTCCGTCAAGGAGTCGGGCAACGATGCGGTCGGGCGGTGGTATTGGGTGAATGCTCATCAGGATTACCTTCAGGTCCTTACCGAGTGGGGGGTGATCGGAGGTATCCTATGGGCTGGACTGCTGCTGGGCGGCCTAGGAGTTGGCATCTGGCGCCTCACCAAACGCAGCGGCCAGTGGCGTTCCGAGACTCGTTATTTTCTGCTCGCGGGATGCCTGGCATTGCTGGGAGTTCTCTTGCATGCGCTGGTCGATTTTCCCCTCCAAATCGCGTCGCTTCAGCTTTTTGCAGCGATTTCCTGTGCGGTCGCCTGGACCGTTGGAAACGAGGATGGCAATATGCCTGTGAGGAGGCGGCGACGCAGATCAATGCCTCGGGAAAGGGAAGAACCCGCTTGA
- a CDS encoding glycosyltransferase family 4 protein, giving the protein MAYWSPEDGVATVHAPAGTINRSGVDNMEARTLPGSTGRFDHLWEQVAFPYIAETDVLWTLMGSGPVLHPGKKHVMVIHDINFLLLPGLFSAAFRSWYWMACAEAGKRADVVVCFTEYVRQSLIDRLHISGDRIRVISQGPGLDGIANADTVMRPAEEQPYFLCVGSMQPHKNLAVMLEAWDRFRERYPYFQLKVVGRKQAGFSHLNVNMNQDLPGVEFTGYVDDAALIALYKGATGFVYPSSEEGFGLPVVEAFYCSCPVVTSNRSCLPEVAGDAALFVEPTDAGAIEAAMIDLVQSGELRQQLKEKGRQRAELYDWSVAGRHMAEILRSV; this is encoded by the coding sequence ATGGCGTATTGGTCGCCGGAGGATGGAGTTGCCACGGTGCATGCTCCGGCGGGTACCATAAACCGTTCCGGCGTGGATAACATGGAGGCGAGGACGCTGCCCGGTTCGACCGGACGCTTCGATCATCTCTGGGAGCAGGTAGCTTTTCCTTATATCGCGGAGACCGACGTCTTGTGGACTTTGATGGGCAGCGGCCCGGTCCTGCACCCTGGGAAGAAGCACGTCATGGTCATTCACGACATTAATTTTCTCCTCCTGCCAGGCCTCTTCTCGGCAGCATTTCGCTCTTGGTATTGGATGGCTTGTGCGGAGGCCGGGAAACGCGCGGACGTGGTGGTATGCTTCACCGAGTACGTCAGGCAGTCGCTGATTGACCGGTTGCATATTTCCGGAGATCGCATCCGGGTCATCTCGCAGGGTCCCGGGCTGGATGGAATAGCCAATGCAGATACCGTCATGCGCCCAGCCGAAGAGCAACCCTATTTTCTCTGTGTCGGCAGCATGCAGCCACATAAGAATCTTGCAGTGATGCTGGAGGCTTGGGATCGGTTTCGTGAGCGATACCCGTATTTCCAGCTCAAGGTGGTCGGGCGTAAACAGGCGGGGTTTTCGCATCTGAATGTGAACATGAACCAGGATCTGCCGGGCGTGGAGTTCACCGGATATGTGGATGATGCCGCCTTGATCGCGCTGTACAAGGGCGCGACGGGGTTTGTCTATCCCTCGAGCGAGGAGGGATTCGGACTCCCGGTAGTTGAGGCCTTTTACTGCAGTTGCCCAGTGGTTACGTCGAATCGCTCCTGTCTTCCAGAGGTCGCAGGGGACGCCGCACTATTCGTCGAGCCGACCGATGCTGGCGCCATCGAAGCTGCGATGATCGATTTGGTGCAGAGTGGCGAACTGCGGCAGCAGCTGAAAGAAAAAGGAAGGCAACGCGCGGAGCTTTACGACTGGTCGGTCGCAGGCCGGCACATGGCGGAGATCCTGCGCAGTGTCTAG
- a CDS encoding glycosyltransferase family 4 protein — translation MSRIISPAADTMPIMTDHPATVNRVLQIVEPGIDGVFRHVEGLVDYLHERNIPVDLAFSSRRGSDRLLALVERVRERGGEALDLRVGNTPEPTDVPAILTLVRMTRRRKPAVIHAHSSKAGALMRMLPRLLLAQRTFYTPHAYFGMRNTAGIKAQVFNQVERLLWRKALTINVSQEEADFATGTLGVSERRLRVIPNGVDTRRFRSFTAAEKVAWRLERKMPEDAVVLGTVGRFSFQKNPETLVRAVLNVLPRHPRLHFFAVGTGELVEVCEQMVRTSSVADRFHRIDYLSDTAPFYGAIDGFALASRYEGLSIAVLEALSAGLPIILTDVPGNRTFLHKGLTHAWGAAACDVAGLEAAIEGWLADHAANRASNHRAIADHDFSLDSSYGHILQEYGITA, via the coding sequence GTGTCTAGAATCATTTCGCCTGCTGCCGATACGATGCCGATCATGACTGATCACCCCGCCACGGTGAACCGGGTCCTGCAAATCGTGGAGCCGGGTATCGATGGAGTGTTCCGTCATGTCGAGGGGCTGGTGGATTATCTCCACGAGCGCAACATTCCCGTGGATCTCGCCTTTTCATCGCGGAGAGGTTCGGACCGGCTGTTGGCCCTGGTCGAGCGGGTGCGTGAGCGCGGTGGAGAGGCTCTGGACTTACGGGTGGGGAATACGCCAGAGCCGACGGATGTGCCTGCCATCCTCACCCTGGTCAGAATGACTCGTCGCCGAAAGCCTGCGGTCATCCACGCGCACAGCTCCAAGGCGGGTGCGCTGATGCGTATGCTCCCGAGGCTGCTGCTTGCGCAGCGCACTTTCTACACTCCTCACGCTTACTTTGGAATGAGGAACACAGCCGGGATCAAGGCGCAGGTCTTCAACCAAGTGGAACGCCTGTTGTGGCGGAAGGCCCTGACGATCAATGTCTCGCAGGAGGAGGCGGATTTCGCCACAGGTACTCTTGGTGTGAGCGAGCGTCGGTTACGGGTGATCCCCAACGGTGTCGATACGCGAAGGTTCCGCTCATTCACGGCTGCGGAGAAGGTCGCGTGGCGCCTGGAGCGAAAGATGCCCGAGGATGCGGTGGTGCTCGGAACTGTGGGAAGGTTTAGCTTTCAGAAGAATCCCGAAACCTTGGTGCGCGCTGTACTGAATGTATTGCCTCGCCATCCACGACTGCACTTTTTCGCCGTGGGCACGGGGGAGCTTGTGGAAGTTTGTGAGCAGATGGTCCGTACGAGTTCTGTGGCAGACAGGTTTCACCGAATCGATTATCTCTCCGACACCGCTCCGTTCTACGGTGCGATCGATGGCTTTGCCCTGGCTTCACGATACGAGGGGCTTTCCATCGCCGTCCTTGAGGCGTTGTCGGCAGGATTGCCGATCATCCTCACGGATGTTCCGGGAAACAGGACATTTCTTCACAAGGGATTGACGCATGCGTGGGGTGCCGCTGCATGTGACGTGGCGGGCCTCGAGGCGGCCATCGAAGGCTGGTTGGCCGATCATGCAGCCAATCGGGCGTCCAACCATCGGGCGATCGCCGATCACGATTTCAGCCTGGACTCTTCCTATGGTCACATCCTGCAGGAGTATGGGATCACCGCCTGA
- a CDS encoding glycosyl hydrolase family 28-related protein: MRLTCIWKWAAGFLVIVTLLASGPAIGAEQAGARVPFVTLEAEKSRTNAERVFMTDPDRWPPTPAAEASGRAYVELKTAKDSVDFVSPISANAIVIRHCVPDSPDGGGAIARLRLSVNGAYRQDIQLTSKYSWLYGDGSPWENGQGNTPTEYSHAYWDEARFFIPGGIRAGEVIRLQKDPGDTAAYCRIDLIDLENVGRPLSQPPGSLSVLDFGVQPDSEDAETTTQGIQACAAAAKAEGKMIWLPPGRYLLNKRIRLDGVGVQGAGMWHTTVCDTMSGIATNWGGMAGFTLRGKGASVRDISMDSLTCTSRKKNWIALVGQAEGWEIRRVWISHTGAAIWIAGTDGVVADCRIRNTYADGININNGQGNTTSNVRVENNHVRGTGDDGLAILCNDNKGNPASTTKVVMRNNTAVAPWWGANCDLAGGSEHIVENNLFSDGPGFVINLPPSFPMKPLSSAIVRNNELIRCGNNLGGQQRGAIWIYPGSTSIRGTFLTGNVIRSSLYRGIHCAGSEIQEIVFRSNRIVAPGQDAIYIAESVKGSGIFIQNSVAELSPGRKPLVNRAAKESYHLEEQGNSWRTGRE, encoded by the coding sequence ATGAGGCTGACGTGCATCTGGAAATGGGCGGCAGGTTTTCTCGTGATTGTCACTCTGCTGGCTTCCGGCCCTGCGATCGGCGCGGAGCAGGCTGGAGCGCGTGTGCCTTTTGTGACCCTGGAGGCAGAGAAGAGCCGCACCAATGCGGAGAGGGTTTTTATGACGGATCCGGATCGCTGGCCACCGACTCCTGCTGCTGAAGCCTCCGGAAGAGCATACGTCGAACTGAAGACAGCAAAAGATTCCGTCGATTTTGTCTCGCCGATTTCCGCCAATGCGATCGTTATTCGCCATTGTGTACCGGACAGCCCGGATGGTGGAGGTGCCATCGCCCGGTTGCGTCTCTCCGTGAATGGAGCATACCGCCAGGACATCCAGCTCACTTCAAAATACAGCTGGCTCTATGGTGACGGATCACCATGGGAGAACGGGCAAGGCAATACGCCTACGGAATACTCCCATGCCTATTGGGACGAGGCCCGGTTTTTTATTCCCGGGGGCATTCGTGCGGGTGAGGTCATTCGATTGCAAAAGGACCCGGGCGATACAGCGGCCTACTGCCGCATAGACCTCATAGACCTCGAAAATGTGGGCCGACCTCTTTCTCAGCCGCCCGGTTCGCTCTCCGTGCTCGATTTTGGTGTCCAGCCCGACAGCGAGGATGCGGAGACGACGACTCAGGGAATACAAGCTTGCGCGGCAGCGGCGAAAGCTGAGGGGAAAATGATCTGGCTGCCTCCGGGAAGATACCTGTTGAACAAACGAATTCGCCTGGACGGGGTGGGTGTGCAGGGAGCGGGCATGTGGCATACAACGGTTTGCGATACGATGTCCGGCATCGCGACGAACTGGGGAGGCATGGCCGGCTTTACCCTGCGAGGCAAGGGAGCTTCGGTGAGGGATATTTCCATGGACAGCCTGACCTGTACCTCACGGAAGAAAAATTGGATCGCCCTCGTCGGGCAGGCCGAAGGCTGGGAAATCCGCCGCGTTTGGATCAGCCACACCGGGGCGGCCATCTGGATCGCCGGTACTGACGGCGTGGTGGCGGATTGCCGTATCCGCAACACCTATGCGGATGGCATCAATATCAATAATGGGCAGGGAAACACGACAAGCAACGTGCGGGTCGAGAACAACCACGTACGAGGCACAGGAGACGATGGTCTGGCGATTTTGTGCAATGACAATAAAGGGAATCCGGCTTCCACCACGAAGGTCGTGATGCGAAATAATACCGCAGTAGCGCCATGGTGGGGGGCGAATTGCGACCTGGCGGGTGGGAGCGAGCACATCGTCGAAAATAATCTCTTTTCCGATGGACCAGGGTTCGTCATCAACCTCCCGCCATCTTTTCCCATGAAACCGCTCAGCTCAGCCATCGTCCGAAACAACGAGTTGATCCGGTGCGGAAACAATCTCGGGGGACAGCAGCGTGGCGCGATCTGGATCTATCCTGGATCAACCTCCATTCGGGGGACTTTCCTGACTGGAAATGTGATACGGAGTTCCCTTTATCGGGGGATTCACTGCGCCGGCTCTGAGATTCAGGAGATTGTTTTCCGGTCAAACCGTATTGTGGCTCCCGGCCAGGACGCCATTTACATCGCGGAATCTGTGAAAGGCTCGGGAATCTTCATCCAGAATTCCGTGGCGGAACTTTCGCCTGGTCGCAAACCGTTGGTGAATCGCGCCGCGAAGGAAAGCTATCATCTGGAGGAACAGGGTAATAGCTGGAGGACAGGTCGTGAGTAG